CCTGGAGACAATGTGAACATCACAGTTGAGCTTATAGCACCCATAGCCCTTGAGAAGGAGCTGAGGTTTGCCATAAGGGAAGGTGGAAGGACAGTGGGTGCAGGAGTAGTAACGGAGATACTGGAATAGGTAAAAAATGAATCAAAAGATTAGGATAAAACTTAAGGCCTACGATCACAGACTCCTTGATCAGTCTGTGAAAGAGATAGTGGAAACTGCCCAGAGAACGGGTGCTCGTGTAGCAGGTCCTGTACCACTTCCTACAAAGATAAGCAGGGTTACTGTTCTCAGGTCTCCACATATTGATAAAAAGTCCAGAGAGCAGTTTGAGATAAGAACTCATAAAAGACTTCTTGATATATACGATCCAACACCTCAGACGGTTGATGCTTTAATGAAACTTGAACTGGCTGCAGGTGTTGATGTGGAGATAAAACTATGACAGGAATACTTGGTAAAAAAATAGGAATGACCCAGATCTTTTCTGAAGATGGCGTGGCTATACCTGTGACTATCATTCAAGCAGGTCCATGTCCTGTTATTGAACTAAAGATACCAGAAAGGGATGGCTATGAGGCTGTAAAGATATGTTTTGATGAGATCACGAAGATTAAAAATGTTACAAAACCTGTTCTTGGAATATTTAAAAAAGCAGGATTGAAGCCTCACAGGATAATCAGGGAATTCAGGATGACAGGACTTAAGGTTG
The DNA window shown above is from Thermodesulfovibrionales bacterium and carries:
- the tuf gene encoding elongation factor Tu (EF-Tu; promotes GTP-dependent binding of aminoacyl-tRNA to the A-site of ribosomes during protein biosynthesis; when the tRNA anticodon matches the mRNA codon, GTP hydrolysis results; the inactive EF-Tu-GDP leaves the ribosome and release of GDP is promoted by elongation factor Ts; many prokaryotes have two copies of the gene encoding EF-Tu), with the translated sequence PGDNVNITVELIAPIALEKELRFAIREGGRTVGAGVVTEILE
- the rpsJ gene encoding 30S ribosomal protein S10, with product MNQKIRIKLKAYDHRLLDQSVKEIVETAQRTGARVAGPVPLPTKISRVTVLRSPHIDKKSREQFEIRTHKRLLDIYDPTPQTVDALMKLELAAGVDVEIKL